A window from Micromonospora terminaliae encodes these proteins:
- a CDS encoding tetratricopeptide repeat protein → MSLVVRIALLRQLTRLGPHWWGPRLAEALVTRSHQMSGLPGSTGRRTAAAKEAVALCRRLAAERPDQHQVALARALVARAAAPDNAPATEAIDQLREAIGYVEDADDRSALVVLATARGLLALNLHQCGEIREALRLALRARATWDACGQLRRLERMRLARTLLVIGDCQEALGRREEANTVRRQALELHRALNAYRRSQSLTVGMAAALDLAQGLTVTGPAQEALDLIEESRPDVEVWSRLQPRQGRPLLARAMLIEAECRAQLGDPDTAVRLAEQAVDRQRAVVAAGTPGSAAALAHGLLVLDDLTARAGRRDRAVAHLTEAAALARTNHDEVLARALFELVDLRVAAGDRAAVEELLAEAVPLCREHTGQLPEVWRPRLARALLMRCALTVFELPATAGPGGPAAEAAAGGGTPGVDGPDGDGLAAGREAVELARLLSGAQPAYRELLGRCLFALARAVHLAGDPGGSADLLRECVAVRRDLFSVDPVAFRLPLAEALCNLGNRMHALDRLEEAVGSYRECLDLLRADPERIDQAELLTPLRNLGLTLLRLDRTAEAERIHDEIAAIEESVGTAGSS, encoded by the coding sequence ATGTCGCTCGTGGTCCGGATCGCGCTGCTCCGCCAGCTGACCCGGCTCGGTCCCCACTGGTGGGGGCCCCGGCTGGCCGAGGCGTTGGTCACCCGGTCCCACCAGATGAGCGGGCTGCCGGGTTCGACCGGGCGGCGCACGGCGGCGGCCAAGGAGGCGGTGGCCCTCTGCCGGCGACTGGCCGCCGAGCGGCCGGACCAGCACCAGGTCGCCCTGGCCCGGGCCCTGGTGGCCCGGGCCGCGGCCCCCGACAACGCCCCCGCCACCGAGGCGATCGACCAACTCCGGGAGGCCATCGGCTACGTCGAGGACGCCGACGACCGGTCCGCGCTGGTGGTGCTCGCCACCGCCCGGGGACTCCTCGCGCTGAACCTCCACCAGTGCGGGGAGATACGGGAAGCGCTCAGGCTGGCGCTGCGGGCGCGGGCGACCTGGGACGCCTGCGGCCAGTTGCGCCGGCTGGAGCGGATGCGGCTGGCCCGGACCCTGCTCGTGATCGGCGACTGCCAGGAGGCGCTGGGCCGGAGGGAGGAGGCGAACACCGTCCGACGGCAGGCTCTGGAACTGCACCGCGCTCTCAACGCCTACCGCCGCTCCCAGTCCTTGACTGTCGGCATGGCGGCCGCGCTGGACCTCGCCCAGGGCCTGACGGTCACCGGCCCGGCGCAGGAAGCCCTCGACCTGATCGAAGAGTCCCGCCCCGACGTGGAGGTCTGGAGCCGGCTCCAGCCCCGGCAGGGGCGACCGCTGCTGGCCCGGGCCATGCTGATCGAGGCGGAGTGTCGGGCGCAGCTGGGCGATCCGGATACGGCCGTGCGGCTCGCGGAGCAGGCCGTCGACCGGCAGCGGGCGGTGGTGGCGGCGGGGACGCCGGGCTCCGCCGCCGCGTTGGCCCACGGGCTGCTGGTGCTGGATGACCTGACGGCCCGGGCCGGCCGACGGGACAGGGCCGTCGCGCACCTGACCGAGGCGGCGGCGCTCGCCCGGACCAACCACGACGAGGTGCTGGCCCGAGCCCTGTTCGAGCTGGTCGACCTGCGAGTCGCGGCCGGGGACCGGGCGGCGGTCGAAGAGCTGCTGGCCGAGGCCGTCCCACTCTGCCGGGAGCACACCGGGCAACTTCCGGAGGTCTGGCGCCCCCGGCTGGCCCGCGCCCTGCTGATGCGCTGCGCGCTGACCGTGTTCGAGCTGCCGGCCACCGCGGGTCCCGGCGGACCGGCGGCCGAGGCCGCGGCAGGGGGCGGGACACCGGGGGTCGACGGACCGGACGGGGACGGGCTGGCGGCCGGACGGGAGGCGGTCGAGCTGGCCCGGTTACTGTCCGGCGCGCAGCCGGCGTACCGGGAGTTGCTCGGCCGGTGCCTCTTCGCGCTGGCCCGGGCGGTGCACCTGGCCGGCGACCCGGGCGGGTCGGCGGATCTGCTGCGCGAGTGCGTGGCCGTCCGCCGGGACCTGTTCTCCGTGGACCCGGTGGCGTTCCGGCTGCCGCTGGCCGAGGCGCTCTGCAACCTGGGCAACCGGATGCACGCCCTCGACCGACTCGAGGAGGCGGTCGGGAGCTACCGGGAGTGTCTCGACCTCTTGCGGGCCGACCCGGAGCGGATCGACCAGGCGGAACTCCTCACACCGCTGCGCAACCTCGGACTCACGCTGCTCCGCCTCGACCGGACGGCCGAGGCGGAGCGGATCCACGACGAGATCGCGGCCATCGAGGAGTCGGTCGGCACGGCCGGTTCGTCGTGA